The segment ACTTGGAATTATACTGTGAAACCATAAACTTATCACCATGATACTTACTCCAGTGTAAGGCATCCATTCTGGCACCACTCCGGGCTCTTCTTACATGAATACACTGTTTTTTTGACTCTACACCTCAATCAACTACTATCTTGTCTTCCCCTTTGCTATGAAACTTCTTGAAAAAAGGCCAACACTGatgcttctactttttttttttttcacaatgataaatttttatttttcaatctttaAAAGTTCTTATTTTAGACAGACTCTTGAACCGGTGGTTCATAGCCATCAGCCCTTTCCACTTTTGTGCCCGTCTCATCTCCTGAAGGTTTTCCAGAGCCACCACCTTCACCGTGCAGTTCCATGAGCTTTCCCAATTCAAATTTGGGCTTCTTGAGCATCTTGACCTTTCGGACAAATACATCATGGAGAGGGTAAATGGACTGGCAAGccttttctatgtcttttccaATGCTGTCTGGAATTAGTTTATTGACAACTTCTTTCAAGTCATTTGTCTGCACCTCTTGGGTCATgatttccatcattttcttacgAATTTGACGAACCTGTTGGTGCTGGGCATAAGAGGTCTTACGGATCTGGTTGTTGCGCTTTTTGGTAAAACCAACACAAAAGAGGCGGAGCAAGTACCCATCAGTAGTTTTGACATCTACATGGGCTTCAATCATGTTCTGCCACTTTTTGACCATGGAGCACATCTTGTCCCGGGTAAGGTCCATTCCATGGAAATTAGTCAAACAATTTTTACCCTGAACATCTTCAGTAATTAACTTGAACTTACAAAAAGCCACCTCATCATTCTGCAGATCAGCAAGGCTCACTTCAAAAACTCGACCCTTGAGACCATCAGAGGCAATTTTTGTTCCTTGAGTCCTTGTGACCAGTGTCTTGCCAATATTGCGAATGTTGAACATAGCTGGTGCTTTTACATCATACCAATCCTTCTTCGAAAATGGATCCACCACTTTCTTCTTGGCTCCTTTTTTGCCGCCTTTGGTGAGGTGCTTATTCTTGCCCACCGCCATGATCCCGCTCTGAAAGCCAAAAGAGATGCTTCTACTTTTTCATAACCAACCCTCACCTTAGTTCCTTATGACCTATTTTCCATCAGCACTGATctgctgaaactgctctctcaaagGCCATCAGTGATACAGTT is part of the Notamacropus eugenii isolate mMacEug1 chromosome 3, mMacEug1.pri_v2, whole genome shotgun sequence genome and harbors:
- the LOC140496736 gene encoding small ribosomal subunit protein eS1-like, which encodes MAVGKNKHLTKGGKKGAKKKVVDPFSKKDWYDVKAPAMFNIRNIGKTLVTRTQGTKIASDGLKGRVFEVSLADLQNDEVAFCKFKLITEDVQGKNCLTNFHGMDLTRDKMCSMVKKWQNMIEAHVDVKTTDGYLLRLFCVGFTKKRNNQIRKTSYAQHQQVRQIRKKMMEIMTQEVQTNDLKEVVNKLIPDSIGKDIEKACQSIYPLHDVFVRKVKMLKKPKFELGKLMELHGEGGGSGKPSGDETGTKVERADGYEPPVQESV